A genome region from Anastrepha obliqua isolate idAnaObli1 chromosome 4, idAnaObli1_1.0, whole genome shotgun sequence includes the following:
- the LOC129246025 gene encoding 39S ribosomal protein L16, mitochondrial: MISVLKRRFECPKLFVGYLIRAAGLKNFARQKEYGYVEKVERPKLRVMERVPQYPPNLRPPKMQKKLKYMRGPEIIHNELVHKQYGIVAESGGRLRWGHFEMLRLTIGRKMDVNRMFATWRVPAPWQPVTKKGQGQRMGGGKGAIDYYVTPVKKGRVILEIAGTCEFVEVKPFLELVAQQLPFKAKAVSEEMLSASKLKEDVTLEGKYLKYIIQNNLSGCHRWLSPVDHKWFGKYI, from the exons aTGATATCCGTTCTTAAAAGGCGTTTTGAGTGCCCGAAGTTGTTTGTGG gttATTTAATTAGAGCCGCTGGTTTAAAGAATTTTGCTCGGCAGAAGGAGTATGGAT ATGTTGAGAAAGTCGAACGGCCAAAACTACGAGTTATGGAAAGAGTACCGCAATATCCACCCAATCTTCGACcgccaaaaatgcaaaaaaagttgaagtacATGAGAGGTCCTGAAATCATTCATAATGAACTTGTTCACAAACAATATGGCATAGTTGCTGAAAGTGGTGGGCGCTTGCGATGGGGACATTTCGAAATGTTACGCCTTACGATTGGTCGCAAAATGGATGTCAACAGAATGTTTGCAACATGGAGGGTGCCAGCGCCTTGGCAACCTGTAACCAAAAAAGGTCAGGGGCAACGCATGGGTGGCGGGAAAGGCGCCATAGATTATTATGTCACGCCTGTCAAGAAAGGGCGGGTTATTCTTGAAATTGCCGGCACATGCGAATTTGTAGAAGTAAAGCCATTTTTAGAGTTAGTAGCGCAACAGTTACCTTTCAAAGCCAAAGCAGTATCAGAAGAAATGTTGAGTGCCTCAAAGCTGAAGGAGGATGTAACTCTGGAAGGCAAATACTTAAAAtacataatacaaaataatttaagcgGTTGCCATAGATGGCTTTCTCCCGTTGATCACAAATGGTTTGggaaatatatttag